A window of Thermodesulforhabdaceae bacterium genomic DNA:
TATCTTGAGAGCGGCAAATATCAACGTTGAATATATGTATGCCTTTGTTCAACAAAGCGGCAATAATGCTGTAATTATATTCCGGTTTGATAATACTGACGAAGCTATCAAGACGCTTTTGGAAAACGGCGTGAAGGTTATTGAAGGAGAACGGCTCTACGCTATGTAGCACTGAAAGAATACCCCCTCTTTCTTCCTGCACAAACCTTGGAATGGAAGGCAAGAGGGGGCATGATAGGCCTTATTTACGTTCACAAAGTTCTATAAGAACTCCACCGGTCGCTTTCGGATGGAGAAAAGCAATTTTAGCTCCACCAGCTCCAATTCTTGGTTTTTCGTCTATTAGCTGAATTCCTTGCTTTTTTAACTCCTCTAGAGCTTCTTCGATGTTGTCCACACGAAAAGCGATATGCTGGATACCTTCTCCCCGCTTTTCAATGAATTTTGCTATTGGTCCGTCCGGATCGGTAGATTCAAGTAATTCTATTTCAGTATCTCCAATTGGGAAAAATGCTGTCGTGACCTTCTGTTCAGCTACCGTCTCGGAACCTTCATACTTAAGCCCCAGGAGACCTTCATACAATTTACGTGCCTGTTCAATACTTTTTACGGCTATTCCAATGTGATCGATTTTTAGGGTTTTCATAGCTCTCTCTCCTACTTTAACGTTTTCGGCAATGAGTCTTTATGTATTCCACAATCTCATAGGTAGGTGTGCCAGGTCCAAAGATCTCAGCGACACCCGATTGTTTAAGAAATGGTATGTCATCAGGAGGTATAATTCCACCTCCTATTACCAGCACGTCA
This region includes:
- the mce gene encoding methylmalonyl-CoA epimerase, producing MKTLKIDHIGIAVKSIEQARKLYEGLLGLKYEGSETVAEQKVTTAFFPIGDTEIELLESTDPDGPIAKFIEKRGEGIQHIAFRVDNIEEALEELKKQGIQLIDEKPRIGAGGAKIAFLHPKATGGVLIELCERK